One stretch of Roseovarius mucosus DNA includes these proteins:
- the alr gene encoding alanine racemase, producing the protein MSTATLTIDLDAIVANWRALDAMNTSETAAVVKADAYGLGAARVAPTLARAGARHFFVAVAEEGAPLREMLGAVPAIYVFSGHMPGDAEMLRAHKLIPMINSLDQMIRHAEALPGHPFGIQLDSGMNRLGMEPAEWAALRQIALAQNPTLIMSHLACADEPDHAMNPQQLATFREMTDGLDVPRSFANTGGILLDAAYHFDLARPGIGVYGGRPFDAAHPVVTLDIPVIQCRDLLPGETVGYANSFTATRPTRIATVAAGYADGILRAMGPKTSLWADDTPCPIAGRISMDLICVDITDLGHDPASLQLIGPHQTIDTLADNAGTIGYEILTSLGARYTRRYIGG; encoded by the coding sequence ATGAGCACCGCAACCCTGACCATCGACCTAGACGCCATCGTGGCCAACTGGCGCGCGCTGGATGCTATGAACACCAGCGAAACCGCTGCCGTGGTCAAGGCTGATGCCTATGGCCTTGGTGCCGCCCGCGTGGCCCCAACCCTCGCGCGCGCCGGCGCGCGGCATTTCTTCGTCGCCGTCGCCGAAGAGGGCGCACCCTTGCGCGAGATGCTGGGCGCGGTCCCGGCAATCTATGTGTTTTCCGGCCATATGCCCGGCGATGCCGAGATGCTCCGCGCGCATAAGCTCATTCCGATGATCAATTCCCTCGATCAGATGATCCGCCATGCAGAGGCTTTGCCGGGGCATCCGTTTGGTATCCAGCTTGATAGCGGCATGAACCGTCTGGGCATGGAGCCTGCCGAATGGGCCGCCCTGCGCCAGATTGCGCTCGCGCAAAATCCAACCCTCATCATGTCGCACCTCGCCTGCGCCGATGAACCCGATCACGCCATGAATCCGCAACAACTTGCCACCTTCCGCGAGATGACAGATGGGCTCGACGTGCCGCGCAGCTTTGCCAATACCGGCGGCATCCTGCTTGATGCAGCCTATCATTTTGATCTCGCCCGTCCCGGCATCGGCGTTTACGGCGGGCGTCCGTTCGACGCAGCACACCCCGTTGTCACCCTCGACATCCCCGTGATCCAGTGCCGCGATCTTTTGCCCGGCGAAACGGTGGGCTATGCCAACAGCTTCACCGCCACCCGCCCCACCCGCATCGCCACCGTTGCGGCAGGCTATGCCGATGGCATCCTGCGGGCCATGGGGCCCAAGACCAGCCTTTGGGCGGATGACACCCCCTGCCCCATCGCGGGCCGCATCTCCATGGATCTGATCTGCGTCGACATCACCGATCTCGGCCACGATCCCGCCAGCCTGCAACTTATCGGGCCACATCAGACCATCGACACACTGGCCGATAACGCAGGCACCATCGGTTATGAAATCCTGACCTCACTGGGGGCGCGCTATACGCGGCGCTATATCGGCGGATGA
- a CDS encoding 3-hydroxybutyrate dehydrogenase — MTVKGKTAVITGSNSGIGLGIAEELARAGVNVVLNSFTDSEEDHALAARIAKETGVEVRYIQADMSKGDQCRALIEKAGRCDILVNNAGIQHVAPIDAFPSEKWDAIIAINLNSAFHTTAAALPMMRKAGWGRVINIASAHGLTASPYKSAYVAAKHGIVGLTKVTALETAKEPITANAICPGYVLTPLVEAQIPDTMEKYGMGREEVIEKVMLERQPSKEFATTEQLGGTALFLCSDAAAQITGTTISVDGGWTAL; from the coding sequence ATGACTGTTAAAGGCAAGACCGCCGTCATTACCGGCTCGAATTCCGGCATCGGACTTGGCATCGCCGAAGAACTGGCGCGGGCCGGGGTCAATGTGGTGCTCAACTCTTTTACCGATTCGGAAGAGGATCATGCGCTGGCCGCGAGAATCGCCAAGGAGACGGGTGTTGAGGTGCGCTATATTCAGGCGGATATGTCCAAGGGCGATCAATGCCGGGCGCTGATCGAAAAGGCGGGGCGTTGCGATATTCTGGTCAACAACGCCGGTATTCAGCATGTCGCGCCGATTGACGCGTTTCCGAGCGAGAAATGGGACGCGATCATCGCGATCAATCTGAATTCCGCGTTTCACACCACGGCCGCTGCGCTGCCGATGATGCGCAAGGCGGGGTGGGGCCGGGTGATCAATATCGCAAGTGCCCATGGTCTGACCGCGAGCCCCTATAAATCTGCCTATGTGGCGGCCAAACATGGCATCGTGGGCCTGACCAAGGTTACGGCGCTGGAAACCGCGAAAGAGCCGATCACCGCCAATGCGATCTGTCCGGGCTATGTGCTGACGCCGCTGGTCGAGGCGCAGATCCCCGATACGATGGAGAAATACGGTATGGGGCGGGAAGAGGTGATCGAGAAGGTCATGTTGGAGCGGCAACCGTCCAAGGAATTCGCCACGACCGAGCAGTTGGGCGGCACGGCGCTGTTTCTATGCTCGGATGCGGCGGCGCAGATCACCGGCACCACGATCAGTGTTGATGGGGGATGGACCGCGCTCTGA
- a CDS encoding DNA repair protein encodes MTATLKSAALLTHSILQRLAFITFLLCALCLSAATIAAIIGALPWLQFSVAFGGTLYDNAGQITQIGLTVLAVLLCVFLPANARIMALETSHRRFNIGMQDVARAYHAAHAADRAGLFRLSSEFDAVRERLAYLRDHPDLGTLEPDLLEVAAQMSHISRELAQVYSDDRIARARNFLTQRQQEVEAFNARLDQAKQITRELKHWSHEVELEESVAASQLQRLRDDLRDVLPELGLEDMLRHDGTVIDITQKAAE; translated from the coding sequence ATGACCGCCACTTTGAAATCTGCTGCACTCTTAACCCATTCCATTTTGCAACGTCTGGCCTTTATCACCTTTCTGCTCTGCGCTCTTTGTCTCAGCGCCGCGACCATCGCCGCCATCATCGGGGCTTTGCCTTGGCTCCAGTTCAGCGTCGCCTTTGGCGGCACGCTCTACGATAACGCAGGCCAGATCACCCAGATCGGCCTGACCGTTCTGGCGGTGCTGCTCTGCGTCTTTCTGCCTGCCAATGCCCGCATCATGGCGTTGGAAACCTCGCACCGGCGGTTCAACATCGGCATGCAGGACGTGGCCCGCGCCTATCACGCGGCCCATGCGGCGGATCGCGCCGGTCTATTCCGCCTCTCGTCCGAATTCGACGCGGTGCGCGAACGCCTCGCCTACTTGCGTGACCACCCTGATCTGGGCACGCTGGAACCGGACCTTTTAGAGGTCGCGGCGCAAATGTCCCATATCAGCCGGGAATTGGCGCAGGTCTATTCCGACGACCGTATCGCCCGCGCCCGAAACTTCCTCACGCAGCGCCAGCAAGAGGTCGAGGCCTTCAATGCCCGGCTCGATCAGGCCAAGCAAATCACCCGCGAACTCAAACACTGGTCCCACGAGGTCGAGCTAGAGGAAAGCGTCGCCGCAAGCCAATTGCAACGCCTGCGCGACGACCTGCGTGACGTGCTGCCAGAACTGGGGCTTGAGGATATGTTGCGCCATGACGGCACCGTGATCGACATCACCCAAAAGGCCGCCGAATAA
- the rpsB gene encoding 30S ribosomal protein S2 yields the protein MALPEFTMRQLLEAGVHFGHQTQRWNPRMGEFIYGARNGIHIMDLTQTVPLLDAALHAIRETVAKNGRILFVGTKRQAAQPIAEAAEKCAQYYMNHRWLGGTLTNWQTVSKSIQRLKQIDEMMEHGAEGLTKKERLGIERDQIKLQASLGGIREMGGVPDMLFVIDVKKEALAVAEANKLGIPVVGIVDTNCSPAGIDYIIPGNDDAARAIALYCDLVSRAALDGMSAQLGAAGVDMGALENLPVEEALAEAES from the coding sequence ATGGCTCTTCCCGAGTTCACGATGCGTCAGTTGTTGGAAGCTGGCGTTCACTTTGGTCACCAGACGCAGCGTTGGAATCCCCGCATGGGCGAATTCATTTATGGCGCGCGCAATGGCATCCATATCATGGACCTCACCCAGACCGTGCCGCTGCTTGATGCCGCGCTGCATGCAATCCGTGAGACCGTGGCCAAGAACGGCCGCATCCTGTTTGTCGGCACCAAGCGTCAGGCCGCACAGCCGATCGCCGAAGCCGCAGAGAAATGCGCCCAGTATTACATGAACCACCGTTGGCTGGGTGGCACGCTGACCAACTGGCAGACCGTGTCCAAGTCGATCCAGCGTCTGAAGCAGATCGACGAGATGATGGAGCATGGGGCAGAGGGCCTGACCAAGAAAGAGCGTCTGGGCATCGAGCGCGACCAGATCAAGCTTCAGGCCAGCCTGGGCGGGATCCGCGAAATGGGCGGCGTGCCGGACATGTTGTTCGTGATCGACGTCAAGAAAGAGGCGCTTGCCGTGGCCGAAGCCAACAAGCTGGGCATTCCGGTTGTGGGCATCGTGGACACCAATTGCTCGCCTGCGGGCATTGATTACATCATCCCCGGCAACGATGACGCCGCACGTGCCATTGCGCTTTATTGCGATCTGGTCAGCCGTGCTGCGCTTGACGGTATGTCGGCACAGTTGGGTGCTGCGGGCGTTGACATGGGCGCGTTGGAAAACCTGCCGGTCGAAGAAGCGCTGGCCGAAGCCGAGAGCTGA
- a CDS encoding extracellular solute-binding protein has product MRSDLFRHIRAGLTAMLLVWAGGPGLAAPAHGIAMYSAPALPPDFVSLPYANPDAPKGGRVVTGNVGGFDSLNPFILRGTPPWQLADLTHETLMGRSWDEPFTLYGLLAESVETDEDRTWVEFTLRPEARFSDGAPVTIEDVIWSYETLGTAGHPRYRGFWTKVASIAQTGPRSVRLTFSEEDRELALLAGLRPILQKSQWQGRDITEAGIEDIPIGTGPYVVNDYEVNRHVTLKRNPDYWGRALPLRRGTHNFDEIRIEFYGDDTVLKEAFKAGLVSYVREFNAEAWASQYDFPAVQRGDITLSEIPHGKPSGMTGFVMNTRRAPLDDWRVREALITAFNFEYINDTLTGGRQPRITSYFSGSELGMDHGAATGRVRALLDPFADTLPPGTLEGYSLPVGDGTARNRGNLRRAADLLQEAGWRVENGQLVNAAGQPLTLTVLLQQDGLMAQASAMMDIYARALERLGITLKLEMTDKAQYAEREAQFDFDLTMMRRSLSLSPGNEQTFYWGAEYADQPGSRNLMGMKSPAAEAMIRAMLTARDRTEFVAATRALDRVLTAGRYVIPIHQYSVGRIAHKSQLTYPSDRLPIYGDGIGFLPEVWWLQD; this is encoded by the coding sequence ATGAGATCAGATTTATTCCGCCATATCCGGGCCGGACTGACCGCGATGCTCTTGGTCTGGGCGGGTGGTCCGGGGCTTGCCGCCCCCGCGCATGGCATAGCTATGTATAGTGCCCCGGCGCTGCCACCTGATTTTGTGTCCCTGCCCTATGCCAACCCCGACGCGCCCAAGGGGGGCCGGGTCGTCACCGGCAATGTCGGCGGCTTTGATTCGCTCAACCCCTTCATCCTGCGCGGCACCCCGCCTTGGCAATTGGCTGACCTCACCCATGAGACGCTGATGGGCCGCTCTTGGGATGAGCCCTTCACACTTTATGGCCTTTTGGCCGAATCGGTCGAGACGGATGAAGACCGCACATGGGTCGAATTCACTCTGCGCCCCGAGGCCCGATTCTCCGATGGCGCGCCCGTGACCATCGAGGATGTGATCTGGTCCTACGAGACTTTGGGCACCGCAGGCCACCCGCGCTATCGCGGCTTCTGGACCAAGGTCGCCAGCATCGCGCAAACCGGCCCGCGCTCCGTGCGCCTGACCTTCTCCGAAGAGGATCGCGAATTGGCGCTTCTGGCCGGCCTGCGCCCGATCCTGCAAAAATCGCAATGGCAGGGGCGCGACATCACAGAAGCCGGGATCGAGGACATCCCCATCGGCACCGGCCCCTATGTGGTCAACGATTACGAGGTCAATCGCCACGTCACCCTGAAGCGCAACCCAGACTATTGGGGCCGCGCCCTACCCCTGCGGCGCGGCACCCATAATTTCGACGAAATCCGCATCGAATTCTACGGCGATGACACCGTGCTGAAAGAGGCGTTCAAGGCGGGGCTGGTCAGCTATGTGCGCGAATTCAACGCCGAGGCCTGGGCCAGCCAATATGATTTCCCCGCCGTTCAGCGCGGCGACATTACCTTAAGCGAAATCCCCCATGGCAAACCTTCGGGCATGACCGGCTTTGTGATGAACACCCGCCGTGCGCCGCTGGATGATTGGCGCGTGCGCGAGGCGCTGATCACCGCCTTCAACTTCGAGTATATCAACGACACCCTCACTGGCGGGCGACAGCCGCGCATCACCTCTTATTTCTCGGGCTCGGAACTCGGCATGGATCATGGCGCCGCGACGGGCCGCGTGCGCGCCCTGCTGGACCCTTTCGCCGATACGCTCCCGCCCGGCACGCTAGAGGGGTACAGCCTGCCAGTGGGCGATGGCACCGCGCGCAACCGTGGCAATCTGCGCCGCGCCGCCGACCTCCTGCAAGAGGCAGGCTGGCGGGTCGAGAATGGGCAGCTTGTCAACGCAGCGGGCCAACCGCTCACCCTCACCGTGCTCCTGCAACAGGATGGCCTCATGGCACAGGCCAGCGCCATGATGGATATCTACGCCCGCGCGCTTGAACGTCTGGGCATCACCCTCAAGCTCGAGATGACCGATAAGGCGCAATATGCCGAGCGTGAGGCCCAGTTTGATTTTGACCTCACCATGATGCGCCGCTCGCTCTCGCTCAGCCCCGGCAATGAACAGACCTTCTATTGGGGGGCCGAGTATGCCGACCAACCCGGCAGCCGTAACTTGATGGGCATGAAATCCCCCGCCGCCGAGGCGATGATCCGCGCCATGCTGACCGCCCGTGACCGCACCGAGTTTGTCGCCGCCACCCGCGCGCTTGACCGGGTGCTGACAGCAGGGCGTTACGTGATCCCGATCCATCAATATAGCGTGGGTCGTATTGCGCATAAGTCACAGTTGACATACCCTTCAGACCGGCTGCCGATCTATGGGGATGGCATTGGATTCCTCCCCGAGGTATGGTGGTTACAAGACTAA
- a CDS encoding MlaE family ABC transporter permease, producing MSFILGFLASIGRTVLAGLAAIGRIALFAADTISQLARPPFYFREFLHALVQIGWLSLPVVGMTALFTGGALALQIYAGGARFNAETVVPSIVAIGLTRELGPVLGGLMVAARVASSIAAEIGTMKVTEQIDALTTLSTNPMKYLTLPRVLAATLAVPVLVGVGDVLGIMGGFLVGVGRLDFSAATYLHNTIDFLETWDVVSGLIKGAAFGFIVALMGCYYGMNSGRGAQGVGRATKSAVVAASVLILASNYLLTELFFAS from the coding sequence ATGAGTTTTATTCTTGGTTTTCTGGCCTCTATTGGCCGCACCGTGCTGGCAGGTCTGGCCGCCATCGGGCGCATCGCGCTCTTTGCGGCGGATACGATCAGCCAATTGGCGCGCCCGCCCTTCTACTTTCGCGAATTCCTGCACGCGCTGGTGCAGATCGGCTGGCTCTCGCTGCCGGTGGTGGGCATGACCGCGCTCTTTACCGGCGGCGCGCTGGCGCTTCAGATTTACGCGGGCGGCGCGCGCTTCAACGCTGAAACCGTGGTGCCCTCGATTGTCGCCATCGGCCTCACCCGTGAACTTGGCCCCGTTCTGGGCGGCCTCATGGTGGCCGCGCGCGTCGCCTCCTCCATCGCCGCCGAGATTGGCACGATGAAGGTGACAGAGCAGATCGACGCGCTCACCACCCTCTCCACCAACCCGATGAAATACCTCACCCTGCCCCGCGTTCTGGCCGCGACGCTGGCCGTTCCGGTTCTTGTGGGCGTGGGCGACGTGCTGGGCATCATGGGCGGGTTTCTTGTGGGCGTGGGGCGGCTCGATTTCTCCGCCGCCACCTATCTGCACAACACGATTGATTTTCTGGAAACCTGGGATGTGGTGTCGGGCCTCATCAAGGGCGCGGCCTTCGGCTTTATCGTGGCGCTGATGGGCTGCTACTATGGCATGAACTCGGGCCGCGGCGCGCAGGGCGTGGGCCGCGCCACCAAATCGGCGGTTGTGGCGGCAAGCGTGCTGATCCTCGCCTCCAACTACCTCCTGACAGAACTGTTTTTCGCGTCATGA
- the tsf gene encoding translation elongation factor Ts gives MAITAAMVKELRESTGAGMMDAKKALTETDGDMEAAVDWLRTKGLAKAAKKSGRTAAEGLVAVKVANGVGVAVEINSETDFVAKNADFQGMVASIAEAAVDVADVDALKAATVNGKAVADLVTDKIATIGENMALRRMARVEGDGVVAYVHNAAAEGMGKIGVLVAFKGDESFARQVAMHVAATNPAALNEAVLDPAIVEKERQVQIDIARESGKPDAVIEKMIVGRMAKFMAEVTLMGQAFVMNPDLTVEAAAKEAGTEISAFVRLEVGEGIEKKEEDFAAEVAKVAQG, from the coding sequence ATGGCGATCACTGCTGCAATGGTAAAAGAACTGCGCGAGAGCACAGGCGCAGGCATGATGGACGCAAAGAAAGCGTTGACTGAGACAGATGGCGATATGGAAGCGGCGGTTGACTGGCTGCGCACCAAGGGTCTGGCCAAGGCCGCCAAGAAATCCGGGCGCACCGCTGCCGAGGGTCTGGTTGCCGTCAAGGTTGCGAATGGCGTTGGTGTCGCGGTTGAGATCAATTCCGAAACCGATTTCGTCGCAAAGAACGCGGATTTTCAGGGCATGGTTGCCTCGATCGCGGAGGCTGCCGTTGACGTGGCTGACGTGGACGCGCTGAAGGCTGCAACCGTGAACGGTAAGGCTGTTGCCGATCTCGTGACCGACAAGATCGCGACCATTGGCGAGAACATGGCGCTGCGCCGCATGGCCCGCGTTGAGGGTGACGGCGTGGTGGCCTATGTCCACAATGCCGCCGCTGAGGGCATGGGCAAGATTGGCGTTCTCGTGGCGTTCAAGGGCGATGAGAGCTTTGCCCGTCAGGTGGCCATGCATGTTGCCGCGACCAACCCCGCCGCGTTGAACGAGGCGGTTCTGGACCCGGCGATTGTTGAAAAAGAGCGTCAGGTGCAGATCGACATCGCGCGCGAATCCGGCAAGCCGGACGCGGTGATCGAAAAGATGATCGTGGGCCGGATGGCCAAGTTCATGGCAGAAGTCACGTTGATGGGTCAGGCGTTTGTGATGAACCCCGATCTGACGGTCGAGGCCGCGGCCAAGGAAGCCGGCACCGAGATCTCCGCATTCGTGCGGTTGGAAGTCGGCGAAGGCATCGAGAAGAAAGAAGAGGACTTTGCCGCAGAGGTGGCCAAGGTCGCTCAGGGCTGA
- a CDS encoding entericidin EcnA/B family protein produces MRKLIALALLASLAGCATIDGVGRDISGAARGVQSWF; encoded by the coding sequence ATGCGAAAACTGATTGCGCTCGCCCTTCTCGCGTCGCTGGCCGGATGCGCCACGATTGATGGTGTAGGACGGGATATATCCGGGGCGGCACGCGGCGTTCAGAGCTGGTTCTGA
- a CDS encoding DUF502 domain-containing protein — protein sequence MNTPFDDLPPPPRKPKRFGGLRASFLTGLVVIAPVGLTVWLMWTLIGWVDGFVLPLIPAQYQPEQYIGINLRGVGVIIFLIFTVLVGWVAKGLIGRSLILFAESLVNRMPVVRSIYSGVKQIAETVFAQSERSFEKACLVEYPRKGIWAIGFISTEARGEINQKARTDGAVLSVFVPTTPNPTSGFLLYFPREDVIELDMSIEDAAKLVISAGLVYPDQKKSEEMRKKSED from the coding sequence ATGAACACTCCCTTTGACGATCTGCCCCCTCCGCCGCGCAAACCAAAACGCTTCGGCGGCCTGCGCGCGTCCTTTCTCACCGGGCTTGTGGTCATTGCCCCTGTGGGCCTGACCGTCTGGTTGATGTGGACATTGATCGGCTGGGTCGATGGGTTTGTCCTGCCGCTCATCCCCGCACAGTATCAGCCCGAACAATATATCGGCATCAACCTGCGCGGTGTCGGGGTGATCATCTTTCTGATCTTCACCGTGCTCGTGGGCTGGGTGGCCAAGGGGCTGATCGGGCGGTCCCTGATCCTCTTCGCGGAATCTCTTGTGAACCGTATGCCGGTGGTGCGCTCGATCTATTCTGGCGTCAAACAGATTGCCGAAACGGTCTTTGCCCAATCCGAACGCAGCTTCGAAAAGGCCTGTTTGGTCGAATATCCGCGCAAGGGGATCTGGGCCATCGGCTTTATCTCGACCGAGGCGCGCGGCGAGATCAACCAAAAGGCCCGGACCGACGGCGCGGTGCTCAGCGTCTTCGTCCCGACCACGCCCAACCCCACCTCAGGCTTTCTGCTCTATTTCCCGCGCGAGGATGTGATCGAACTGGATATGAGCATCGAAGACGCCGCCAAACTGGTGATTTCCGCCGGTCTGGTCTATCCGGATCAGAAGAAATCCGAGGAAATGCGCAAAAAATCAGAGGATTAG
- a CDS encoding ABC transporter ATP-binding protein → MIELHNVHKAFGSNRVLRGVDLTIPSATSLVIIGGSGTGKSVALKCILGLIRPDSGTITLDGQDVTKGDRDAFLARFGMLFQGGALFDSLPVWQNVAFRLLRGSLKRPLPEARDIAIEKLRRVGLKPDVADKFPAELSGGMQKRVGLARAIAAEPEIIFFDEPTTGLDPIMAGVINDLIREIVTEMGATAMTITHDMTSVRAIADNVAMLHDGVIKWTGPVSEMDHSGDPYLDQFIHGRAEGPIEAVR, encoded by the coding sequence ATGATAGAGCTTCACAACGTCCACAAAGCCTTTGGTTCCAACCGCGTCCTGCGCGGCGTTGATCTGACTATTCCCTCTGCCACCTCGCTTGTCATCATCGGCGGCTCAGGCACCGGCAAATCCGTGGCGCTGAAATGTATTCTCGGCCTCATCCGCCCCGACAGCGGCACCATCACTCTCGACGGCCAAGACGTGACCAAGGGCGACCGCGACGCTTTTCTCGCCCGCTTCGGCATGCTCTTTCAGGGCGGCGCGCTCTTTGACTCGCTGCCCGTCTGGCAAAACGTCGCCTTCCGTTTGCTGCGCGGCTCCCTCAAACGTCCCCTGCCCGAGGCACGCGACATTGCCATCGAGAAACTGCGCCGCGTCGGCCTAAAACCCGATGTCGCCGATAAATTCCCCGCCGAGCTTTCGGGTGGCATGCAAAAGCGTGTGGGCCTCGCCCGCGCCATCGCCGCCGAACCCGAGATCATCTTCTTTGACGAGCCCACCACCGGCCTCGATCCCATCATGGCGGGCGTGATCAACGACCTGATCCGCGAAATCGTTACCGAAATGGGCGCCACCGCCATGACCATCACCCACGATATGACATCTGTGCGCGCCATCGCCGACAATGTCGCCATGCTGCATGACGGCGTGATCAAATGGACCGGCCCCGTGTCCGAGATGGACCATTCCGGCGATCCCTACCTTGACCAGTTCATCCACGGCCGCGCCGAGGGACCGATCGAGGCGGTGCGGTGA
- a CDS encoding paraquat-inducible protein A, protein MNAALRYGNLALLALFPLAWFAPLLRAGIDLPLFGLSEISIISGLQALWQSDVYLALLVTVFALFAPYLKTIGLTLLDFGLLSPRALPALHLLGKLAMADIFLIALYIIVVKGVGLARVEVAWGLYLFTACILASLAISLRHRHNPPNSPDTV, encoded by the coding sequence GTGAACGCAGCCCTGCGATACGGAAATCTTGCACTTCTTGCGCTTTTCCCCCTCGCGTGGTTCGCGCCCCTCTTGCGCGCAGGGATTGACCTACCGCTCTTTGGTCTCTCCGAAATCAGCATCATCTCCGGCCTGCAAGCGCTCTGGCAGAGCGATGTCTACTTGGCCCTTCTGGTCACGGTCTTTGCCCTCTTCGCCCCCTATCTCAAGACCATCGGCTTGACCCTTCTCGATTTTGGTCTTCTCTCGCCGCGCGCCCTACCCGCGCTGCATCTCTTGGGCAAACTCGCCATGGCCGATATTTTCCTCATCGCGCTCTACATCATCGTGGTCAAAGGTGTCGGTCTCGCGCGGGTCGAGGTGGCCTGGGGTCTCTACCTCTTTACCGCCTGCATCCTCGCCTCTCTCGCGATCAGCCTCAGGCACCGGCACAATCCCCCCAACTCTCCGGATACTGTCTGA